The DNA region TGGTCAGCCGGAAACCGTATGATCCGCCGGCCGGCCCAGCCGGCCGGTTCGCGGCTCACCGCACCAGCTCCGAATAAAGGCCGGTGATCTCGGCCGGATCGACCGGGGCATCGCCGCGCTCGGGATCGATCCGCTTGGGCCGGCAGATGTGCGGCCGCGGCTCGGCAACCGGGATCGCCAGAAACGGACGCGTCGGCAGAAAGCGCGGCTGGCACAGGGTCAGCCATGTGCCGTCCGTCGCCCGATAGGCCGCCAGGAACGCGCCGAGCCACTGCCGGAAAAGGGTCCGGTCGCTTGGATAGAGCACCACTGAGAACCGCACCCCCTTGCGGGCCTCGACCTTGTGCACCGACAGACACCAGTCGGATCCGTCGGTGATCAACGTATATTTCAGGATCGGCGACGGCCCATGGTCGCGGATGATCTGGCGGTTGCGATCGTCGACGCGGGCCGCGATCTCGTCCCTGTCGGTGATGACCTGAAGACGTTTCCGGGCCGGATTGAGATCGACGTTCGGAATGATGTAGACGCGGTCGTCCAGCGTCCGAAAGCCGGTGGCCTTGCCGATGGCGACCGACCGCCGGGTGGAGCTGAACGCGGTGAGCGTCATGTCCTTGCGCGCCAGCAGCGCGCGCAACATACGGATGCTCTCGGGCCGGTATTTCGGTGTGGCGCAGTAGTGGGCGAGGTTGCAGAACCGCTCGGTCACGCCATTGATGGTCTGCTCGGAATAGAAGGCGACCATGACGCCGACGACCCCCTCATCCGGCTGGATCAAGGCGAACCCATAATCGGGAGGGTTTTCCAGCCACGGGTAGCGCAGCCAGTCCAGCCATTGCTCCGGCGGAATCTCGCTGTTCATCTCGGCGTGCAGGAACCGGCAGACATCCGGAAGGAGATCCTCGGTAATCGGTACGAGCTGGGATCGCGCCATGTCGGTCAGTATCCACCTACTGTGGGATTGTAGCCGGTGAGGCGCTCGAACAGGCGGCCATCGATCCCGATGGTCTCGATATTGTGCTCGAACGGCGCGTCCAGATCCCAGCAGGTGCGGTGAATGAGTCCCGGCTGGAGTGGGCCGAAATGCTGGCAGGGAATGCCGGTGGCGACAGTCCTGAAGCCGAGCTCGAAGCAATCGTCCTGCAGCGCCTTGGTGAAATGCCGCCGCATGCCGAACGGATAGGCGAAATGGGCGATCTCCGTGCCCAGGACGTCTTCGAGAATTTCCTTGCTCTGCGCGATCTCGCGTTTCGCCTCCGCATGGGGGACAGCAGACAGCAGCGGATGGGTGTGGGTGTGAGCGCCGATCACCTGCCCGCTGGCGGCCATGGTCCGCAACTCATCGGTGGAGAGCGTCGGCTCCGGCTCGGCCGAGATCCGCGCAAAAAACCATTTGAGTTCATCGGCCGAGGCGGTATCGCGAAACGGCAGCGTGTTGACGTAGAAGGTCGCAACGGCTCCCCGCCTCTCGAATACCGGCAGAGCATCGAACCAGGACTGGTAGTTGTCGTCGAAGCTGAGCAGGACCATGCGCCCCGGCTGCTCGAAGAACGGATCGGGACCGACGAACCTGTAGCCCATATCGATAAAGCGCGACAGGAACTCGTCGAGCGCGGCCTGCCGGCCGGCCAGGGAATGACCGTAGAGGCAGATCTTGTCCGGCAGCGGCTTGCGCAGAAAGGTCACATGCGCCCGACGAACGATGGTCTGGACGGCTCTCTTCATGGGCGCATCTCTTGCTGGGCATCGCGGCGAAATGGCGACCCACTTGATAGCGGCCCACTTGGCCGCATTTCCTGTCGCGCCTCAATAGGCATTGTGGCTGCGGAACAGCTCGAAGGCCGTCCGGGCCAGGATCTGCAGGTCGAGCGCGAGGCTCCAATTGTTGATGTACCAGAGATCGAGCTCGATACGCTTCGCCATCTGTTCGAGGCGCGGCGTGCCGCCGCGATGGCCATGCACCTGCGCCCAGCCGGTGATGCCGGGCTTCACGTGGTGGCGGAAGGCGTAATTGGCGATCAGGCGGCTGTATTCGTCGTCATGGGCGAGCGCGTGCGGCCGCGGGCCGACGATCGACATGTCGCCGCGCAGCACGTTGAAGAGCTGCGGCAGCTCATCGATGCTGGTCTGGCGCAGGATGCGCCCGATGCGGGTGACCCGATTGTCGGAGCGGCGCGCCTGGACGAGCGTGGGCCCATCCTCCATCACCGTCATGGTACGGAACTTGTAAATGACGAATTCCTTGCCGTTGAAGCCATTGCGGCGCTGCCGGAAGATCGCCGGCCCGCGCGACTGCAGCCGGATCAGCGCCGCGACCGCCAGCATCAACGGCATGAGTGCGGCAAGTGCCGACACGGCGACGGCGATGTCGAGGATTCGCTTGGCGGCCTGCTCCGAGGTGCTGAGCGGCGCGCGCTGAATCTCCACCAGCAGCGATTGGTGGGTGCCCCAGTTGCGGTGCCTTAGGATCGACTGCATCGAGCTGTCGGGCAGAAGGCGCACCGGCAACGGGCTCGCGCGAAGCCGCTCGCGCACAAATTCGAGCTGCGCGGCATCGCCCCAGGGCAGGGCCAGGACGATCGCCTCGGCGCGCGCCTTGCGGGCGTGGCGGATCGCCTGTTTCACCGCCGCCGCCTGCCGCTGGCGTCCGGCCGCGTCGCCGACCCGCGGCAGCACCACCCGCCCCACCACGTCGAGGCCGCCGAGGATCATCAGATTGCGGCTGCCGCCCGCGGCAAACTCGTCGTCGGTGCCGAGAACCACCACCCGCTGGCCGTGGATGGCGCCGCGGGCCACCGCGCGCAGCAGCCACTGCCTCACCACCGCACGCCACGTCAGCAGCACCAGGACGCCGATGCCCGCGAAGCACAGAACCGAGCCGCGCGAGACATCATCGCCACGTTTGAGGAGAAACAGCGTGATGCTGATGACCAGCATCGACCACAGCCAGCAGACCGCAATCTGCGAATAGTCACGGTCGCGCTGCACCAGCCTCTGCAGCCGGTAGAGCTCGAAGCGGTTTGCCGCCAGTCCGTAGGCAAGGCTTCCGATCAGGCCCAGCCCGGCATAGGGCAGCAGCTCGCCGGCGTTGCCAGTGGTGGCGAGGTGATAGAGCGCACCGCCGAGCACGCCCGCAACGACGATGATGAGGGCATCGACCGTGGCGACGACGGGCTCGACCGCGCTGAAGGCGATGCCCAGCCGCTGGCGCTGGGCAGGGGGCGCCGATGCCGTGCTGCGCAATGTGTCCGATACGGCAACCATCATTCCGTCTCGCGCATGATACGGTTTCCGGTTGATCCCTTCGGGATACCGGAAACGTCCTCGCCGAAAAGTCCTTGATCGGAACCAGTATTTTCGGCGATCGGAATACGGTTGGCGGGCCTGTCAGGCCAGCAACCGTATGACATCCCGGTGAGCGACGATGCTGCAGTCGGTGATGGTCTTGGGGGCTGGAAACGGCTCGGACGCAGGAAACAACTCAGGGGCGGAAGGCGGTTTCGAAACCGGGCCCGACCCGGCGGCGGCAAGCCTTGGCGGCCGGCCGCACGCTCAGGGCTTGGTGGACGGTTTGGCGGGTTGCGACGCTTGCACCGGCTTCTCTGCCTGTTCGGCCGGCTCGATGCGTTCGACCTTGGCTTCGGCGCGCAGCCTGTTGATGAGTTCGATCTGCGCCTTGCGGGCGACGACCACCTCAAGCCGGTCGCGCACCGTCTCGAATGCGACCGGCTCGCGGTTGCGCTGATCCTCGACCTTGATGACATGCCAGCCGAACTGCGTCTTGATCGGCGCCGACACGGCTCCCTTCTCCAGCTTGAGGGCGACGTCGGCGTATTCCTGGCCCATCTGGCTGCGGGTCATGTAGCCCATGTCGCCGCCGGTTGTCTTGCCGGAGGGGTTTTCGGTGACCTCCCTGGCGACGGCAGCAAAGTCCTCGCCGCCGGCAATCCGCTTGATGGCCGCCTTGGCCTTGTCCTCGGCCGCCTTCACCTCGTCGGCGTTGTTCGGGTCGGGGAAGCGAAACAGGATGCTGCGCAGGTGAAGCTCAGGCTCGGCCGGCGCAGAGAGAACCACATCCTCATAGGCCTTGCGCACCGTGTCGTCGGTGACGGCCTCGTCGCCGGTCACTTCGAGAATCCGGTCCATCAGCGCCTTGTTGCGCACGAAGGTCATGCGCCGCTGCAGATCGGCCTCGTCGGCGACCTGCCGGCTCTGGGCGGCCTTGGCCAGCATGATCATGTCAGACAGGAAGGAGATGAGATATTCGCGCTTCGCATCCTCCTGCGCGGGCACCGTTCTGCCGAGTGTCTCCTCCGCCAGCGCCAGGTCGCTCTGCCGGATTTCCACGCCTTCGACGCGGGCGACCAGCGGATCGGTCGCCGGCGTCTCGGCGGCGCACGGACCCGTCACGGCCAGGAATGCTGCGGCGTAGCACATCACAAGGCTCCGGCGGTGACGGCCGGCCGTGGCAGGCGATGCGGATGTCTGGAAAGCTGAAGGGAAGTTCATCCTGAATTCCTCGACGAGCGCAGAATGGTCAAGAGCATCAGGCAGCCGCTTCACGCCCGATCGCGGTGCAGACAATGACTGGTATGACGTGACGCAGACACTCGGCCCAGGGATCCTCGCCGGTCACCACTCGCACTGCTTGTCTCTCGATCCGCATCCTCCTTAGCGGACCCACCGTAACGCACGTGTGATGGGTGAAAGACATATCGGTGACAGTGCGACCCGGTTGCACCGGCCGATCTTCGCGGTCGTCTCGACCACAGAATCCGGTCAGGCTGGATCGTCTCCGGCCGCGTGGAGCCGCTGCGGTATGCGATTGGCGCGCCGGTCTTGACGGGCGGCTACAAGAGCATTCTCCGCAAAGGTGGGAACCCATTTTTGCGAGAGAGAATGCGACAAATCAACAACTTGGAGCGTCCGCCCAGTTCAGCCGGATCGGCGGATGCTCCAGCGTTCCATGGGGCCGGCAACGGGGCACTGGAACGCGTTCGACAGGAGCAGGCGATGCGCATCGTTGTCCTCACCGGAGCCGGGGTCTCAGCGGAGAGCGGACTCGGCACCTTCCGCGACAAGGCCGGGACGGGCATCTGGGCCAAGTTCGACCCCATGCGGCTGGCGACGCCGGAGGGCTTCGCCGCCGATCCCGAGACTGTGCACGCCTTCTACAATGCCCGCCGCCGCAACCTGATCGAGGCCAAGCCCAATGCCGCACACGCTGCGTTGGCACGCCTCGAAACAGGACTGTCCGTGCGCGGGGGCGGGCTGTTCCTGGTGACCCAGAACATCGACGACCTGCACGAGCGCGCCGGATCGCGACACGTCCTCCACATGCATGGCGAATTGCTCAAGGCGCGCTGCTCGGATTGCGGGGCGGTGGCGGACTGGCGCGACGATCTCGGCCTGGAGAGCGCCTGCCCCGGCTGCGGCAACGGGGGCGAGATGCGCCCACACGTGGTCTGGTTCGGCGAGGTGCCGCTCGGCCTGGACCTGATCGAGACCGCGCTGATGTCGGCCGATCTGTTCGTCGCCATCGGCACCTCGGGCTCGGTCTATCCGGCGGCGGGGTTCGTGGCCGAGGCCCGGGCGGCGGGCATCCGCACGTGCGAGATCAACCTGGAGCCCTCCGACAATGCCGGCATGTTCGACGAGCGGCGCTATGGCCCGGCGAGCGAAGCGGTGCCGGCCTGGGTCGCCGAGGTGCTCGGCGAGGCTTGAGGCGTGCTCTGTCGGAGAAACCGTGTCGGAGGCTCTCCCGGCGGATGGCGGCGGCTTTGCGTATCGGAAAGGCGATGCCGGCGGGACAACCTCCGCCAGAAGTCGTGTTTCACCTCGCCGATTTTTGCACAACCTCCCCTTCCCGCGGCTCCTGGGCTGGCGTAGCGTGTTTGAAAAGAATGGTGAACTTGACGTTGGGACCGGGATCAACCGTCCGGATCCGGGCGTCGCGAAGTCGAAGGGCATTGGGGGCGTCGGACATGACCACACGCAGCGGGATCGTGCGGCCGGGGGCGGCTGCGGTGTTGATGCTTGCCGCTGGCTTCGCCGGCTGCGCCGATACGCGCCAGGAGGGCGGCACGCTGACGCCGGGCGCGGGCACCATGGCATCCGCGCCGCCGCCCTTCCCGCAGGACAAGCTGCTCGGCAACTGGGGCATCGCCTCCTTTCGCGACGAGAAGGACCGCAAGCGCACCGAGGCGCAGGCGCGCAGCCAGTGCAAGCTGCCCTACACGATCACCCGCGGACCGACCGACGGGATCATGATGCACGTCGCCGATGATCCGCAGCTCCATGAGCTGAAGCTGAAAGGCGCGCCGGGCGGCAAGGCCTATATCGGCTTCGAGGGTCCGCCCGGCGATCCGCAGGATCGTGAAGTCATTTCGTTCACCGACAATCTTATTGTCATGCGTTTCGTCGATCCCGACGCCAATTCCCGCTACGGAACCTTTGTCTATGTGCGCTGCCCGACCTGATGCGGGCCGACCACCCCTCGACAGCGCCAGAAAGGAGCACCCCATGTCCATGGTTCGCAATTCCAGTCTCTGCGCGATCGGCGCGGCGGTGCTGGCCTGCTTGTTCCTCGCCTTGCCGGCACGCGCCCAGCCGATGCCGATCGGCGGCATGGGCTCGGTGCTCGACGTCGGCGACGAGCCGGGACGCATCTCGACCGAGGAGACGGTGATCAGCGACGGGCCGTTCGCGCGCCAAATGGTGTTCTTCCGCACCACCGAGGCCCCGGGCACCGTCATCATCCACACGTCGGAGCGCTTCCTCTACATCGTGCAGCCCAACAATCGCGCCTTGCGCTACGGCATCGGCGTCGGCCGCGACGGTTTCCAGTGGTCGGGCCTCGTGCGCATCTCGCGCAAGGCAGAGTGGCCGGACTGGACGCCGCCGGCCGAGATGATCCAGCGCCAGCCCTATCTGCCGCGTTTCATGGCCGGCGGGCCGGGAAATCCGATGGGCGCGCGCGCTCTCTATCTCGGCGAGACGGTCTACCGGATCCACGGCACCAACCAGCCGGAGACCATCGGCAGCGCCGTGTCCTCGGGCTGCTTCCGCCTCGCCAATGGCGACATCATCGACCTTTATGCCCGCATCCCGCTGGGCACCAAGGTGGTGGTGCGCCACGGCGCCAGCATCTGATGCGCAACGCCGGCCGCCCAGGCCGGCGTGTGCCGTTGCGTTCGCCGGAAATTCCGCCCGGACGGGATTCCCGGCGAGGACCGCCGCGTGGCGCACGCCGCGCGCGGTCCGACTGCGAACGTCCGGACAGCGAATTGACCGCACCAAATCCATCGCCACGGAGCTGATACGATGTCGACCGAAGCCCGCGCATTTGCCGGCGTCCTGCTTGCGCTGACGATCTCCTTCGCGCCAGCCGCATCGGCCGGAACGCTCGATGCCGTGCGCCAGCGCGGTACCCTGGTCTGCGGCGTCAATCAGGGGCTCTTCGGTTTCGCCGAGCGCAACGACAAGGGCGTCTGGTCGGGCTTCGATGTCGATTTCTGCCGCGCAGTCGCCGCCGCCTCGCTCGGCGATCCCGACAAGGTGAGCTTCGTGCCGCTGTCGGCGGGCGAGCGCTTCGACGCGCTGCGCGAGGGCAAGATCGACCTGCTGTCGCGCAACTCGACCTGGACGCTGGAGCGCGAAGCCGATCTCAAAGTGCTGTTCGCCGGCATCACGTTCCATGACGGCCAGGGCTTCATGGTGATGCGCAAGC from Blastochloris tepida includes:
- a CDS encoding polysaccharide deacetylase family protein translates to MKRAVQTIVRRAHVTFLRKPLPDKICLYGHSLAGRQAALDEFLSRFIDMGYRFVGPDPFFEQPGRMVLLSFDDNYQSWFDALPVFERRGAVATFYVNTLPFRDTASADELKWFFARISAEPEPTLSTDELRTMAASGQVIGAHTHTHPLLSAVPHAEAKREIAQSKEILEDVLGTEIAHFAYPFGMRRHFTKALQDDCFELGFRTVATGIPCQHFGPLQPGLIHRTCWDLDAPFEHNIETIGIDGRLFERLTGYNPTVGGY
- a CDS encoding undecaprenyl-phosphate glucose phosphotransferase codes for the protein MMVAVSDTLRSTASAPPAQRQRLGIAFSAVEPVVATVDALIIVVAGVLGGALYHLATTGNAGELLPYAGLGLIGSLAYGLAANRFELYRLQRLVQRDRDYSQIAVCWLWSMLVISITLFLLKRGDDVSRGSVLCFAGIGVLVLLTWRAVVRQWLLRAVARGAIHGQRVVVLGTDDEFAAGGSRNLMILGGLDVVGRVVLPRVGDAAGRQRQAAAVKQAIRHARKARAEAIVLALPWGDAAQLEFVRERLRASPLPVRLLPDSSMQSILRHRNWGTHQSLLVEIQRAPLSTSEQAAKRILDIAVAVSALAALMPLMLAVAALIRLQSRGPAIFRQRRNGFNGKEFVIYKFRTMTVMEDGPTLVQARRSDNRVTRIGRILRQTSIDELPQLFNVLRGDMSIVGPRPHALAHDDEYSRLIANYAFRHHVKPGITGWAQVHGHRGGTPRLEQMAKRIELDLWYINNWSLALDLQILARTAFELFRSHNAY
- a CDS encoding peptidylprolyl isomerase, with translation MCYAAAFLAVTGPCAAETPATDPLVARVEGVEIRQSDLALAEETLGRTVPAQEDAKREYLISFLSDMIMLAKAAQSRQVADEADLQRRMTFVRNKALMDRILEVTGDEAVTDDTVRKAYEDVVLSAPAEPELHLRSILFRFPDPNNADEVKAAEDKAKAAIKRIAGGEDFAAVAREVTENPSGKTTGGDMGYMTRSQMGQEYADVALKLEKGAVSAPIKTQFGWHVIKVEDQRNREPVAFETVRDRLEVVVARKAQIELINRLRAEAKVERIEPAEQAEKPVQASQPAKPSTKP
- a CDS encoding NAD-dependent deacylase translates to MRIVVLTGAGVSAESGLGTFRDKAGTGIWAKFDPMRLATPEGFAADPETVHAFYNARRRNLIEAKPNAAHAALARLETGLSVRGGGLFLVTQNIDDLHERAGSRHVLHMHGELLKARCSDCGAVADWRDDLGLESACPGCGNGGEMRPHVVWFGEVPLGLDLIETALMSADLFVAIGTSGSVYPAAGFVAEARAAGIRTCEINLEPSDNAGMFDERRYGPASEAVPAWVAEVLGEA
- a CDS encoding L,D-transpeptidase — translated: MVRNSSLCAIGAAVLACLFLALPARAQPMPIGGMGSVLDVGDEPGRISTEETVISDGPFARQMVFFRTTEAPGTVIIHTSERFLYIVQPNNRALRYGIGVGRDGFQWSGLVRISRKAEWPDWTPPAEMIQRQPYLPRFMAGGPGNPMGARALYLGETVYRIHGTNQPETIGSAVSSGCFRLANGDIIDLYARIPLGTKVVVRHGASI